GGCCGTTGTAACGGATGGTGCCGCCGGTGGGAGTGCGGAGAGTGGCGATCATGGTGGCGAGGGTGGACTTGCCGGAGCCGTTCTCCCCCACGAACGCCACCGTCTGCCCCGCCTCGATGCACAGGCTCACCTCGTCGACGGCCGGCGTGTCACGGTCGGGATAGCGCAGGCTCACCGCGTCGACGGTGATCTCCTCCAGCCGGCCCGGTGCCGGCAGCTCTGCGGCGGGTTCGGTGTGCGCTGGCAGGTAGTCGGCAGCGCGGGTCATGAAGCCGGTGTAGTCGCGGAAGTGCTGCCCCTCGGTGTAAACCCGGTCGACCTGGAACGTGACCACCGCCAGGGACCGTTGCGCGGACTGCACGGCGATGACGCAGGTCGCGGCGGCGGCGAGAGGGATCTGGCCATCGATGAGCAGCAGCCCGAGCAGGACGTACACCACGGCGGTCGCCACCCCACCGATCATCGCGCCGACGGTGGTCGTCGTGGTGACCCGTCGCGCCAGGGCCAGTTGGATGCCGGTCTCGACGGCCATGACCCGGTCGTACTGGTCGAGCAGAAACCCCCGCAGACCGTAGGAGCGCAGTTCGGGGGCGGAGTCGCGTTCGGCCATCAACCGGTGCAGCAACCACAACCGCCGACGCCGTACCGACCCGGCGGCGTACGTCTGGTAGCGCAGGTGCCCAGCCCGCAGCGACGCCCACCCGTTCGGCACCGTCGCCACCAGCAGGGCCAGCAGCAACAGCGGGTGGACGACCACCACAGCGACCGCGACCGCGAGGACGCCAGCGAGGCCGGCGAGCAGATTCATCGACGCCTGCACCAAGCCGGTGGTGGAGTTCGCGCCCCGAGAGGCACGCTCCATGTCGTCGGCGAACGCGTCGGCGTCGAACGCCTCCAGCCGCACCGCCGTCGTCACCTCGAACAGGCCGCGTTCCACCTCCCGATCGACCTTCGGCGTCAGGCCGTTCTGCGCGTACCCCATCGCGGTGGCCATGCCGGCGCGCAAGGCCGTCACCGCCGCGAGCGCGGCCAGGGCGGGCAGCGCGGCCAGCACCTTGTTGGCGGTCGGTCCGCCGGCGAACAGCTCCACCAGCACCCGCTGCGCCGCGAGGAGCCCGAACGCCGACATCACACCCGCGCCGACCGTCGTCGCTGCCACCACTGACGTCCGCAGCCGGTCGGCGCGCCAGCTCACCACGAGCGCGGCCCAGACCAGCCGGGGCAACTCGGAGAACACGGCGAACAGACCGGCCTGCGCCCGCGCCCGCACACCGGTCTCCCACCACACCTCCCGCAACTCCGGCAGCACCGAATCCCGCTGCGGTTGGAGACGGGCGGGCGTCCGGTCGGGGTGGTCGATTCTGGGCATGGCGGTACCTCCCGATGGTGAGCAGGGTGAACTGCGGTGGGTGGTGGTGTCTCGTGGCCGACGGCGGGACCGCGCAGGTGCCGCTGTCGGTGATCTCGGTTGGCGCCGCCGACGCGGTGCCTTCGCAGGAAGAGGCCCCGTTGGCCTGCGGTCAGGTGACCCGGATGCCGTCTTCGAGGTAGTAGCTACACCCGTCAGCGCGGGCGCGCAGCGCCTCGGCGATCCGGCGGGCCAGCAGCGGCCGTAACCGCTGGGCGGTCTGGGGCGGGTCGGACCACGCCCAGCCCTTCAACTCTTCCGGCGGCACCACGATCCGTTCCGTCGCGGGGGCATCGAGGGCGCCGCAGTCGTAGATGACCATGACACCCTCGGTGCGCCCGTCTCGGGCCGGCACCCAGTCCATGACGAGTAACCGACCTGGCGACATGCCCAGACCGAGCTCTTCCCGGCACTCTCGGATCGCGGCCTGGTACGGCGACTCGTCAGCCTCGACGCACCCGCCGGGGATCTCCCACTGCGCCTTGTAAGCGGGTTCAACCAGCAGAACCCGCTCGTCCGGGTCGGTGATCAGCAGCCCGGCGGCCATCCGCTTACGGGGCAGATCGGCGGTGAAATCGCGACGTCCGGAAGGCATGCGGAGACGGTAGGACGGGGCAGGGGCGACACGCCCGCAGCGCCGTGCGCCGACATTGTCGGCAGATTCCGACACCAACGCCGACACCACCTTGACCATGTCAGCGTCGCCATCCCGACCTGCCGGCACCGCCGTCGAGAACCGCCCGATCACCGACAGCGGCCAGGCGGAGGCCGTCGATGGCAGCCGAAAAGTGTCACCGGGGGCGGCTATGGTGTTCGCTCACCGTGACCGCGACGACCGGGGGGTGGCAGCGATGGTCGACCATGACGAGATCACCACCGCCCGCCGCGCGCTCGGCCGCCGCCTCGCCCACCTGCGCAAGGACGCCGGCCACACCCAGCACAGCCTCGCCCGGCTGGTGCAGTACGGGCGCAGCTCGGTAGCGAACACCGAGACCGGCCGGCAGCACCCCGAGCGACCGTTCTGGACCCGCTGCGACCACGTGCTGCGCACCGGGGGTGTGCTGACCGACGAGTACGACCGCATCGCCGACCTGAACCACCGCCGCCACCGCCCGGCGGATCCCTTGAGTACCACCAGCGCCGCAGCGTGGTGGGAGCCTGAGGGTGCCATCACCGCCCGCCGGTCGGCGCTGACCACCGGCACGGACGACGACGCCCGGCTGACGCATCTGGAAGACGAAGTCCGGCAGGCAATCGCCGACAACGAGCGCTGCCCACCAGCCATCCTCGTCGCCCGGCTACGTCCACTGCGGGTCGGCGTCGACCAGCTGATGGCCGCCCGGCAGCACCCACCACAGCGCGCCCGGCTCTACACCGCCGCCGCGCACCTGTCCGGGCTCCTCGCCGCCCTCGCCCTCGACCTGCGCGCCTTCAGCGTCGCGCACGCCTACGCCGCCGAAGCCTTCGACCTCGCCCACACCGCCCAACAACCCGACACCCGGGCCTGGGCCCGCGCCACCCAAAGCCTGATCGCCTTCTACACCGGCAACCATCGCGACGCCCTCGCCTACGCCGAAGACGGCCTCCGCCACGCCGGCACCGGCCCGCATCGGATCCGCCTCACGGTCAACGGGCAGGCGCGGGCGCTTGCCCATCTGGGCGACCGGGTCGGCGTCGACCGGGCTGTCGGCCGGGCGTTCGACCTGCTAGCCGAGCACCCGTCGGACGGGCAGGTCAGCACCAGCCTGACCCTCGGCCCATACTGTCCGACCCGTGCTGCGGCAAACGCGGCGACCGCCTACCTGGCCCTCGGCCACACTGCCGACGTCGCCGGCCATCTGACCACCGCCATCGCCGCTTTCGACACCGCCCAGCTACGCGGCCCGCAAGCGCTGAGTCGTCTCGACCTGGCCACCGCCCACCTGCACGCGGGCGACCCCGACCAGGCGGCCGAGTTGGCGCTGCAGGCGCTCGCTCTCACCGCCGAGCACCGCTTCGAATCCGTCCGCCAACGCACCCACCAGTTCCTCACCGCCGCCCACCCCCTGGGCCACCACCCGCGGATACAGGACGTCGCGGACCTGCTCGCCGACCGCACGCAGCCCCGGACGGTGCCACCGGCGGGCCTACGATCGCCGACATGAGCAGCCGGGAGATGGCCAGCCTGCGGCAACGGTGGACGGCCTACCAGGACCTGCCCACCCTCACCGAGCACTGGTACTGGCGTCCCGGCTGGCATGCTGGCCGCCGCTTCTACACCTGGCACCTCACCTTCCAAGACCAGCCGGCGCTCCACCACCTCATCACCGACCTTCAGCAGCGACTCGCCCTGCTGCCTGGGCTGGACCCGGTGCCGCTCGACGGCCTGCACCTGACCATGCAGGGCATAGGCTTCACCGACGAGGTACCCGACAGCGACATCGAGGCGATGATCGCCGAAGCCCGACGCCAGTGCGGTGGGCTTCGGCCGTTGGAGCTGTCGCTCGGCCCCGTGGATCCCGACGCCGAAGGCATCGGCCTGCTCATCCGACCCTGGGCCGCCGTCGAACGAGTACGCGCCGCTGTCCGGGCCTCGATCGCCGCAGTGTGGCCCGTCGTTCCCGAACCAGCCGACGGGTTCCGGCCCCACCTCACGATCGCCTACAGCGGCGCGCCCGCACCCACCGCGCCGATCCGCGCCCGGCTGGCCGAACTTCGGCACCTACCCCCAGTGACGGCGACAATCAGCGAGGTCTCGCTGATTGCGCTACGCCGGGAAGATCGCACCTACCGATGGTCGACCGTCGCCACCGCGCCCCTAAACGGATGAAGCACGCCCGGTCAGGACGTCAGACCGGTGACACGGGCGACGGCGTTGTTCGCCGCGAGCCAGCCCGACACGTTGCCGCAGTCGTAGTAGTCCCCGGTGACGGGCGAGACGAGGATGTCGTGGTCGGCGGCGTAGGCGTTGATCACGTCTGTCGTCTGGAACTCGCCCGTCTCCTGGTCCGGCCGCAGGGCCCGGAAGTAGGGGGCGATGTCACCGGGAAGCAGGTACCGGCTGATGTTGACGAACGCTGTCGGCTCGTGCCAGGTCTGCGGCTTCTCGACCATCCCGGCGTAGAGGCGCGTGCCGGTGCCGCTCTCGCGGGTGGACACCACCCCGTAGAGCCTTGCC
This is a stretch of genomic DNA from Micromonospora sp. WMMD1082. It encodes these proteins:
- a CDS encoding NUDIX hydrolase, with the protein product MPSGRRDFTADLPRKRMAAGLLITDPDERVLLVEPAYKAQWEIPGGCVEADESPYQAAIRECREELGLGMSPGRLLVMDWVPARDGRTEGVMVIYDCGALDAPATERIVVPPEELKGWAWSDPPQTAQRLRPLLARRIAEALRARADGCSYYLEDGIRVT
- a CDS encoding ATP-binding cassette domain-containing protein, with translation MPRIDHPDRTPARLQPQRDSVLPELREVWWETGVRARAQAGLFAVFSELPRLVWAALVVSWRADRLRTSVVAATTVGAGVMSAFGLLAAQRVLVELFAGGPTANKVLAALPALAALAAVTALRAGMATAMGYAQNGLTPKVDREVERGLFEVTTAVRLEAFDADAFADDMERASRGANSTTGLVQASMNLLAGLAGVLAVAVAVVVVHPLLLLALLVATVPNGWASLRAGHLRYQTYAAGSVRRRRLWLLHRLMAERDSAPELRSYGLRGFLLDQYDRVMAVETGIQLALARRVTTTTTVGAMIGGVATAVVYVLLGLLLIDGQIPLAAAATCVIAVQSAQRSLAVVTFQVDRVYTEGQHFRDYTGFMTRAADYLPAHTEPAAELPAPGRLEEITVDAVSLRYPDRDTPAVDEVSLCIEAGQTVAFVGENGSGKSTLATMIATLRTPTGGTIRYNGRPAEDWGTDALRARVGVVTQEYHKWPFTAATNIAVGDITTTPGQTRIEAAAGRAVAHDMIIDLPHGYETLLDRTFAGGQDLSGGQWQRITAARGFLRDADVLIMDEPSSALDPRAEDALFQAIRDRQGRGITILITHRLANVRHADRIFVLHHGRLVESGSHDHLMNADGRYAELFTLQAAGYENTGPAAAAPRQTATAGRSTL
- a CDS encoding 2'-5' RNA ligase family protein; the protein is MSSREMASLRQRWTAYQDLPTLTEHWYWRPGWHAGRRFYTWHLTFQDQPALHHLITDLQQRLALLPGLDPVPLDGLHLTMQGIGFTDEVPDSDIEAMIAEARRQCGGLRPLELSLGPVDPDAEGIGLLIRPWAAVERVRAAVRASIAAVWPVVPEPADGFRPHLTIAYSGAPAPTAPIRARLAELRHLPPVTATISEVSLIALRREDRTYRWSTVATAPLNG